The Halorientalis sp. IM1011 genome window below encodes:
- a CDS encoding sulfatase, with amino-acid sequence MEDVATGTKNVVFLVLDSLRKDRTSVYNEDVDFTGHMQELADSGVVFDDAVTQAPWTLPSHASMFTGEYPWDHGTTHARSYFDGRDTFVTAFADAGYSTAAITPNVWITPHKGMTDDFDHVENFLGKADNPVSVKLSRLGAKLFDTLGDGTRRVLGRQLDRIFRLFGVDDSTKSEETVGAVEEYLDARGADGEDFFLYVNLMEPHEPYHPPTSYKDRHGVTDESAIPHRQKDMFTKEDIDFDELRKVYDASVDYTDDLVGRITDALEANDLDEDTVVVVLSDHGQALGEDGEQFGHQFTVSEPVVNTVLLVDHPDLDPDREDRPIELRRLHDLVPYYAGIADRPEGVFSETVKGGIEYPENFTGYIPRDRWDEYYRKLRYAKRDGRKVVKSVGEDGDAHYDAYDLTTDTEIPVPDDLRAAVDEIGSAETAGEDGDPDHEMDEEVEKRLEELGYK; translated from the coding sequence ATGGAAGACGTCGCTACGGGGACGAAAAACGTCGTGTTCCTCGTTCTGGACTCGCTGCGGAAGGATCGGACCTCCGTCTACAACGAGGACGTCGACTTCACGGGCCACATGCAGGAACTCGCGGACTCGGGCGTCGTCTTCGATGACGCCGTCACGCAGGCCCCGTGGACGCTCCCGTCGCACGCGTCGATGTTCACCGGCGAGTACCCGTGGGATCACGGGACGACTCACGCCAGAAGCTACTTCGACGGCCGGGACACGTTCGTCACGGCGTTCGCCGACGCGGGGTACTCGACCGCGGCCATCACCCCGAACGTCTGGATCACGCCCCACAAGGGCATGACCGACGACTTCGATCACGTCGAGAACTTCCTCGGGAAGGCCGACAATCCGGTGAGCGTCAAACTCTCGCGGCTCGGGGCGAAGCTGTTCGACACACTCGGCGATGGTACGCGTCGCGTGCTGGGCCGCCAGCTCGACCGCATCTTCAGGCTGTTCGGCGTCGACGACTCGACGAAATCCGAGGAGACCGTGGGGGCGGTCGAGGAGTACCTCGACGCCCGGGGCGCGGACGGGGAGGACTTCTTCCTCTACGTCAATCTGATGGAACCACACGAACCGTACCATCCCCCGACGTCCTACAAGGATCGCCACGGCGTGACCGACGAGTCGGCGATTCCCCACCGGCAGAAGGACATGTTCACGAAGGAGGACATCGACTTCGACGAGCTCCGGAAGGTCTACGACGCCTCCGTGGACTACACGGACGACCTCGTGGGGCGGATCACCGACGCGCTCGAAGCCAACGACCTCGACGAGGACACCGTCGTGGTGGTGCTATCCGACCACGGGCAGGCCCTCGGCGAGGACGGCGAACAGTTCGGCCACCAGTTCACCGTCTCCGAACCGGTCGTGAACACGGTGTTACTGGTCGACCACCCGGATCTCGATCCGGACCGCGAGGACCGACCGATCGAACTCCGGCGGCTCCACGACCTGGTGCCCTACTACGCCGGCATCGCGGACCGTCCCGAGGGGGTTTTCAGTGAGACGGTAAAAGGCGGCATCGAGTACCCCGAGAACTTCACGGGCTACATCCCGCGGGACCGCTGGGACGAGTACTACCGGAAGCTCAGGTACGCCAAACGCGACGGGCGGAAAGTCGTCAAGTCGGTCGGCGAGGACGGCGACGCGCACTACGACGCCTACGACCTCACGACCGACACCGAAATTCCGGTTCCGGACGACCTCAGAGCAGCGGTCGACGAGATCGGATCGGCCGAGACCGCCGGCGAGGACGGCGACCCCGACCACGAGATGGACGAGGAAGTCGAAAAACGGCTCGAAGAACTGGGCTACAAGTAA
- a CDS encoding PadR family transcriptional regulator translates to MTEGESSTTTDVTYPDLSAFQRDVLIILRRLESSDEDSYGLAIKRHLEDRYDDDVNHGRLYPNLDELVELGLVERGEIDKRTNRYTLTADGLALLQSHADSLDELLD, encoded by the coding sequence ATGACCGAAGGCGAATCCAGCACCACGACCGACGTAACGTACCCGGACCTGAGTGCGTTCCAGCGGGACGTACTCATCATCCTGCGACGACTGGAGTCGAGCGACGAGGACAGTTACGGACTGGCGATCAAGCGCCACCTCGAGGACCGATACGACGACGACGTGAACCACGGTCGCCTCTACCCGAACCTCGACGAGCTCGTCGAACTCGGACTCGTCGAACGCGGGGAGATCGACAAGCGGACGAACCGATACACGTTGACCGCCGACGGACTGGCGCTCCTGCAGTCCCACGCCGACAGCCTCGACGAACTGCTCGACTAG
- a CDS encoding HPP family protein, producing the protein MQESSFGWAAFTRARPLVDAGYAGVLLVVTGTLAWVTGEAFVFPSLGPTAYLLATVHTEIQTGRRVIGGHLIGIVAGLIAYHTIASGLAIVPAEPAYSAGQFRLITSAVVSVVLTTAGMRATGTEHAPACATTLIVSLGLLSTVEDAAFIAVSVTLLYLVHLGGERVVDAVAG; encoded by the coding sequence ATGCAGGAGTCGTCGTTCGGCTGGGCCGCGTTCACGCGCGCACGACCACTCGTCGATGCCGGCTACGCCGGCGTCTTGCTCGTCGTGACCGGCACGCTGGCGTGGGTGACCGGCGAGGCGTTCGTCTTCCCCAGCCTCGGCCCGACCGCGTACCTGCTCGCGACGGTCCACACCGAGATCCAGACAGGGCGGCGCGTGATCGGCGGCCACCTGATCGGCATCGTCGCCGGGCTGATCGCCTACCACACCATCGCCAGCGGGCTCGCCATCGTCCCGGCCGAACCCGCCTACTCCGCAGGGCAGTTCCGTCTCATCACGAGCGCCGTCGTCTCGGTCGTGCTGACGACGGCGGGGATGCGCGCGACCGGGACCGAACACGCGCCGGCCTGTGCGACGACGCTGATCGTCTCGCTCGGTCTGCTCTCGACGGTCGAAGACGCGGCGTTCATCGCCGTCTCCGTCACGCTGCTGTACCTCGTCCACCTCGGCGGCGAGCGAGTCGTGGACGCTGTCGCGGGGTAA
- a CDS encoding glycosyltransferase yields MTEKVAIVYWCDGAGHAARAIPVAKELQSRGVDVAMAGGGKGKKFVEINGFDHPGLTTVTVEGSTPVEFLEHTAFDLVPSAAKRMKEVYQWLETEDPDTLITDDVFAGLAAAKLGIEFYRIDHLTEDLLDPVWRGPLAIYNKISLQFAEGIIVTSLWADEPDPEGITRVGPLAQEGKVEEEVEPFDVLINPGTHGENFDEIRERLEADGLHVRSVTDDDWDITPAMTPYTGAADVVVCTGFSSIADTVVAGTPCVIYPFLPFQEALAEEAEQKSIDGIAHAADVTEVVESVRRFRDSDESPEYENGAPEFADIVLDE; encoded by the coding sequence ATGACGGAGAAAGTCGCGATAGTCTACTGGTGTGACGGCGCGGGCCACGCGGCCAGGGCCATCCCGGTCGCGAAGGAACTCCAGTCCCGCGGCGTCGACGTCGCGATGGCCGGCGGCGGGAAGGGCAAGAAGTTCGTCGAGATCAACGGCTTCGACCACCCCGGCCTCACCACGGTGACGGTCGAGGGGAGTACCCCCGTCGAGTTTCTGGAACACACGGCGTTCGATCTGGTCCCCTCCGCGGCCAAGCGGATGAAAGAGGTCTATCAGTGGCTCGAGACGGAGGACCCGGACACGCTGATCACCGACGACGTGTTCGCGGGGCTGGCGGCGGCCAAACTGGGCATCGAGTTCTACCGGATCGACCACCTGACGGAGGACCTGCTGGACCCGGTCTGGCGGGGACCGCTGGCGATATACAACAAGATCTCACTGCAGTTCGCGGAGGGGATCATCGTCACGTCGTTGTGGGCCGACGAGCCGGATCCCGAGGGTATCACCCGGGTCGGCCCACTCGCGCAGGAGGGCAAGGTGGAGGAGGAGGTCGAACCCTTCGACGTGCTCATCAACCCCGGCACGCACGGGGAGAACTTCGACGAGATTCGGGAGCGCCTCGAAGCCGACGGGTTGCACGTCCGGTCGGTCACCGACGACGACTGGGACATCACGCCGGCGATGACGCCATACACGGGGGCCGCAGACGTGGTCGTCTGTACCGGCTTCTCCTCGATCGCGGACACGGTCGTCGCGGGCACCCCCTGCGTGATCTACCCGTTCCTGCCGTTCCAGGAGGCACTCGCAGAGGAAGCGGAGCAAAAGAGCATCGACGGGATCGCACACGCCGCCGACGTCACGGAGGTCGTCGAGAGCGTCCGACGGTTCCGCGACTCCGACGAGTCCCCAGAGTACGAGAACGGGGCACCCGAGTTCGCCGACATCGTGCTGGACGAGTGA
- a CDS encoding extracellular solute-binding protein, giving the protein MNLTRRDLLVGMGTTTVAGGIGTAVYGGVAHDGAQKPSALVAGSLLSVASGVPGASVEAHGSVAARQLVRDGLRDPDAVALADPRLFEGIATEVTAFATNALVVAYNPDSAHEAAIRSDWARAVQRSAVAVGRTDPAVDPLGYRTVMALRLAADEESLDADRALAESRILPETDLANVLERGDLDAAFVYRSMAVERDLPYVSLPDRIDFSAPAAADSYARASYDLGDRTVRGTPIRYAATALTDAGRDWVERLTGGRERLREAGFGVPESYPAPSGVGRLRNVSMDT; this is encoded by the coding sequence ATGAATCTGACACGTCGGGATTTGCTCGTCGGGATGGGTACCACGACTGTCGCGGGCGGGATCGGAACGGCGGTGTACGGCGGTGTGGCCCACGACGGAGCGCAAAAACCGTCCGCACTGGTCGCTGGGAGTCTGCTGAGCGTCGCCTCGGGGGTTCCCGGCGCGTCAGTCGAGGCCCACGGGAGCGTCGCCGCGCGACAGCTGGTCAGGGACGGCCTTCGCGACCCGGACGCGGTCGCACTCGCCGACCCGCGGCTGTTCGAGGGGATCGCGACGGAGGTGACGGCGTTCGCGACGAACGCGCTGGTGGTAGCCTACAACCCCGATTCCGCGCACGAGGCGGCTATCCGTTCGGACTGGGCGAGGGCCGTCCAGCGATCGGCGGTCGCGGTCGGCCGGACCGACCCCGCGGTCGACCCGCTGGGCTACCGGACGGTGATGGCGCTCCGACTGGCCGCCGACGAGGAGTCGCTCGACGCCGACCGCGCGCTCGCCGAGTCCCGGATCCTCCCCGAGACGGACCTCGCGAACGTCCTCGAACGTGGTGATCTGGACGCCGCGTTCGTCTACCGGAGCATGGCCGTCGAGCGCGACCTCCCCTACGTCTCGCTGCCGGACCGCATCGACTTCTCCGCGCCCGCGGCCGCCGATAGCTACGCCCGGGCGTCCTACGATCTCGGTGACCGGACGGTCCGGGGAACGCCGATCAGGTACGCCGCGACGGCACTCACCGACGCCGGACGGGACTGGGTCGAGCGGCTCACCGGGGGCCGCGAGCGATTGCGCGAGGCGGGGTTCGGCGTGCCGGAGTCCTATCCAGCCCCGTCGGGGGTCGGTCGGCTCCGCAACGTCAGCATGGACACGTAG
- a CDS encoding ethylbenzene dehydrogenase-related protein gives MRERLPDRLRTALELPGRAAARLDDYPPALSALAVALAAGVFAVGLVVAAQAGLAMAVTGGSQPVAQTSTVPMDVDASNWQDAPRRTVTLYEQQMALPYGGGSVGEVDVKAMTNDTHVGFRLTYDDPTRDLALDRPGNYSDAAAVMLRTGEQPPITMGASGQPVDIWYWRASWQYANDSAEGAGDMYSYPHPDNETRPGTAAGNPISQATYDDFGQNYYAKGFGSLSDAPTQTVRANGERTEDGWQVVFVRERDTEGQYDATFGTDEPVYLAWAVWNGSADEVNGKKSVSLEFTKLTSDGSQLVAADSGPGDGTPTPTENATTTTGSGDGLLGGDLGSYLVMLVLATGLAWLYSYRKFGGEQ, from the coding sequence ATGAGAGAGCGCCTTCCCGACCGGCTCCGCACGGCGCTGGAACTACCGGGCCGTGCGGCCGCGCGGCTGGACGACTACCCGCCGGCCCTGTCCGCGCTGGCGGTGGCGCTCGCGGCCGGCGTGTTCGCCGTCGGCCTCGTCGTCGCCGCACAGGCCGGCCTGGCGATGGCGGTCACGGGCGGGAGTCAGCCGGTGGCCCAGACGTCGACGGTCCCGATGGACGTGGACGCGTCGAACTGGCAGGACGCGCCGAGGCGGACGGTCACGCTGTACGAACAGCAGATGGCGCTCCCCTACGGCGGCGGGAGCGTCGGCGAGGTCGACGTGAAAGCGATGACCAACGACACCCACGTCGGCTTCCGACTGACCTACGACGATCCGACGCGGGACCTGGCGCTCGACCGGCCGGGGAACTACAGCGACGCCGCGGCGGTGATGCTGCGCACCGGCGAGCAACCGCCGATCACGATGGGCGCGAGTGGCCAGCCCGTCGACATCTGGTACTGGCGGGCCAGCTGGCAGTACGCGAACGACAGCGCTGAGGGGGCGGGCGACATGTACAGCTACCCCCACCCGGACAACGAGACCCGACCCGGAACTGCGGCCGGGAACCCGATTTCGCAGGCCACCTACGACGACTTCGGCCAGAACTACTACGCGAAGGGCTTCGGCTCGCTGAGTGACGCGCCGACGCAGACCGTGCGGGCGAACGGCGAGCGGACCGAGGACGGCTGGCAGGTCGTGTTCGTCCGCGAGCGCGACACCGAGGGTCAGTACGACGCGACGTTCGGCACGGACGAACCCGTCTACCTCGCCTGGGCGGTCTGGAACGGGAGCGCCGACGAGGTCAACGGCAAGAAGTCGGTCTCGCTGGAGTTCACGAAGCTGACGAGCGACGGCTCGCAACTCGTCGCCGCGGACAGCGGCCCCGGCGACGGGACGCCCACGCCGACGGAGAACGCCACGACGACTACCGGGAGCGGTGACGGCCTGCTCGGCGGTGACCTCGGCAGCTACCTCGTGATGCTCGTGCTGGCGACCGGCCTCGCGTGGCTGTACAGTTACCGGAAGTTCGGAGGTGAACAATGA
- a CDS encoding ArsR family transcriptional regulator, with protein sequence MQPPLASWMTPVDRDVLEVLRNGNERELVLTPGVIAANTEWKRQTVREHLLQLSDERLVAYHDETRALYQLTDRGRRYLRGDLAAEALEADD encoded by the coding sequence ATGCAGCCGCCCCTGGCCTCCTGGATGACGCCGGTCGACCGCGACGTGCTGGAGGTGCTCCGCAACGGAAACGAACGGGAGCTCGTTCTCACACCCGGCGTAATCGCGGCCAACACCGAGTGGAAACGACAGACCGTCCGTGAGCACCTCCTCCAGCTATCGGACGAACGACTGGTCGCGTACCACGACGAGACGCGCGCCCTCTACCAGTTGACCGACCGCGGCCGGCGATACCTCCGTGGCGATCTCGCAGCCGAGGCGCTCGAAGCCGACGACTGA
- a CDS encoding lysylphosphatidylglycerol synthase transmembrane domain-containing protein, whose amino-acid sequence MRLPITIGWKGAAWFGVTGLLFAILLYLADLGKFLSSIGRADPVLFTIAVVVGFSSLLVWALVWHRYFRRMEIDTTLSRTVRMFLTGHFLNSITPLGQFGGEPIMAYIVSDNTDTDYETSLACVVSADILNATPFFTFTLGGLLYLAVFGSIEGLLVDIAILSVLIVLAGGLVAYLLWSENGVLGAAVNRLLTAVGSRFDRAESFVRSLKERVDRIEEAFQEAGSDPRFLLTTAGVSHLAIVAQIVSLYFVFLSIGLEPDFVPLYLIVNLSVLATLSPTPGGSGTYEVAFSALVTLFFPVELATAVTAAVLFRLTTYWPGLLVGYVSMLTLRSRPTPDGAG is encoded by the coding sequence ATGCGACTCCCGATAACCATCGGCTGGAAGGGGGCGGCCTGGTTCGGCGTCACTGGCCTCCTGTTCGCCATACTGCTCTATCTGGCGGACCTCGGCAAGTTCCTGTCGTCGATCGGTCGGGCCGATCCCGTGCTGTTCACCATCGCAGTCGTCGTCGGGTTCTCGTCGTTGCTGGTCTGGGCACTGGTCTGGCACCGGTACTTCCGGCGGATGGAGATCGACACGACGCTCTCACGAACCGTCCGAATGTTCCTCACGGGGCACTTCCTGAACTCGATCACCCCGCTCGGACAGTTCGGCGGGGAGCCGATCATGGCCTACATCGTCTCCGACAACACCGACACCGACTACGAGACGTCGCTCGCGTGTGTCGTCTCGGCCGACATCCTGAACGCCACGCCCTTCTTCACGTTCACGCTCGGCGGGCTCCTCTATCTCGCCGTGTTCGGGTCGATAGAGGGATTGCTCGTCGATATCGCGATCCTCTCGGTCCTGATCGTCCTCGCCGGCGGGCTCGTGGCGTACCTGCTGTGGTCGGAGAACGGCGTGCTCGGAGCCGCCGTGAACCGACTCCTGACCGCCGTCGGGAGCCGGTTCGATCGCGCCGAATCCTTCGTCCGGTCGTTGAAAGAGCGCGTCGACCGGATCGAGGAGGCGTTTCAGGAGGCCGGGAGCGATCCCCGCTTCCTGCTGACGACCGCCGGCGTCTCTCACCTCGCGATCGTCGCACAGATCGTCTCGCTGTACTTCGTCTTCCTGTCGATCGGTCTCGAACCCGACTTCGTCCCGCTGTACCTCATCGTGAACCTCTCTGTGCTCGCCACCCTGTCACCGACGCCCGGCGGATCGGGGACCTACGAGGTGGCCTTTTCGGCGCTGGTGACGCTGTTTTTCCCGGTCGAACTGGCGACGGCGGTGACGGCCGCCGTGCTGTTCCGGCTGACGACCTACTGGCCCGGCCTGCTCGTCGGCTACGTGTCCATGCTGACGTTGCGGAGCCGACCGACCCCCGACGGGGCTGGATAG
- a CDS encoding molecular chaperone — MSDYTFPDDGTDTDRHGARAALYGALAGVFVYPDDEVLADLTAPEAAEGIRAAAETLGLVEEAERLLDALDETDAESLESSYNGLFGLPTDGGSYEVVPYEAEYTVGDDVSLAQRRIATVAGLLEAFDLERSPDFAERHDHLALELELAQILAAQRAASLAADAEDRAADLERIEAALLDNHLSDFLPSLAIDLRAATDDPVYLAAADLAEKLVGADHAAHPPSDVDADADLSGPAGVSAR, encoded by the coding sequence ATGAGTGACTACACTTTCCCCGACGACGGGACCGACACGGATCGCCACGGGGCCCGGGCTGCGCTGTACGGCGCGCTGGCCGGCGTCTTCGTCTACCCGGACGACGAGGTGCTCGCGGACCTCACAGCGCCCGAGGCCGCCGAGGGCATCCGCGCGGCCGCCGAGACCCTCGGACTCGTCGAGGAGGCCGAACGCCTGCTCGACGCGCTCGACGAGACCGACGCCGAGTCCCTCGAATCGAGCTACAACGGCCTGTTCGGGTTGCCCACCGACGGCGGCAGCTACGAGGTGGTGCCCTACGAGGCCGAATACACCGTCGGCGACGACGTGAGCCTCGCCCAGCGCCGGATCGCGACCGTCGCCGGCCTGCTGGAGGCGTTCGATCTGGAGCGGTCGCCCGACTTCGCCGAGCGTCACGACCACCTCGCGCTGGAACTGGAACTCGCCCAGATCCTCGCGGCCCAGCGGGCGGCCTCGCTGGCCGCCGACGCCGAGGACCGGGCGGCCGACCTCGAACGGATCGAGGCCGCGCTGCTCGACAATCACCTCTCGGATTTCCTGCCGTCGCTGGCGATCGACCTGCGGGCGGCGACCGACGATCCGGTGTATCTGGCGGCCGCCGACCTCGCGGAGAAACTGGTCGGAGCGGACCACGCCGCGCACCCGCCGAGTGACGTGGACGCGGACGCAGACCTCTCCGGTCCGGCGGGGGTGAGCGCGCGATGA
- a CDS encoding HEAT repeat domain-containing protein — MTDFAMESARGRALDDGDGSISEARLRTALSDEDAGTRRDAALALLDRARDTGVADETRKALAAGARTDDDPDVRQFAVEALGAAGGPVSALAAALSDDDEWVRAEAVVALSRVEGDVSEPIRTAADDDSGWVRRNAVIALGKREAASWDLLADRLKNDPHPPVREYAAAFLPGYADAAGDEDAVRLLAAVLARDQNAFVRAKAAVSLGDFGTDRAQQALEEQGLQDRSDDVQRAAKRALARARGEDPDDVDVSDCGPDVPGGELAPDGTSTHPDVPGQGGSSGRQPSGPGPSPSREGMGGSNRPRPNDGPGGPGY, encoded by the coding sequence ATGACCGACTTCGCGATGGAGAGCGCCCGCGGTCGGGCGCTGGACGACGGTGACGGATCGATCTCCGAGGCGCGGCTCCGTACCGCCCTCTCGGACGAGGACGCCGGGACACGCCGCGACGCGGCCCTCGCGCTACTCGACCGCGCGCGGGACACCGGCGTCGCCGACGAGACCCGGAAGGCGCTGGCGGCTGGCGCACGTACCGACGACGACCCGGACGTCCGCCAGTTCGCCGTCGAGGCGCTGGGCGCGGCCGGCGGACCGGTCTCGGCGCTTGCGGCCGCGCTCTCGGACGACGACGAGTGGGTCCGCGCCGAGGCGGTCGTCGCCCTCTCCCGCGTCGAGGGGGACGTTTCCGAGCCGATCCGGACGGCGGCCGACGACGACAGCGGCTGGGTCCGACGCAACGCGGTCATCGCGCTGGGCAAGCGCGAGGCCGCGAGCTGGGACCTGCTCGCCGACCGGCTCAAGAACGACCCGCACCCGCCGGTCCGGGAGTACGCGGCGGCGTTCCTCCCGGGGTACGCCGACGCGGCCGGCGACGAGGACGCCGTGCGACTGCTGGCGGCCGTGCTGGCCCGCGACCAGAACGCCTTCGTCCGCGCGAAGGCCGCCGTCTCGCTGGGTGACTTCGGGACCGACCGTGCCCAGCAGGCACTGGAGGAACAGGGCCTGCAGGACCGATCGGACGACGTGCAGCGGGCCGCGAAGCGCGCGCTGGCCCGCGCCCGCGGCGAGGACCCCGACGACGTCGACGTGTCGGACTGCGGCCCGGACGTGCCAGGTGGCGAACTGGCCCCGGACGGGACCAGCACCCACCCGGACGTACCGGGACAGGGCGGATCGAGCGGACGACAGCCGAGCGGCCCCGGCCCGTCTCCCTCGCGCGAGGGAATGGGCGGTTCGAACCGGCCGCGCCCGAACGACGGCCCGGGAGGGCCGGGCTACTGA